In one window of Bemisia tabaci chromosome 4, PGI_BMITA_v3 DNA:
- the LOC140224366 gene encoding uncharacterized protein codes for MKEVPSMQIFLLVLPLQASALASKSPDVVEDLFQRHVSKQTTGPNPSAGPDALARSTARRTRGPSNSPSELKSSSPRKRHGSQSSRKNSGSPPPRKKSGSASQTKNSGSPQDPRSSSLARQESVSSRSSDSSGVDYPSDANWDTEEGYESPSSKAWRALFGNDIPPLSEGEMSPKKEQRPESTPQGPENSDSKPRNALKKKKTLTSVASGLFSLCGAGNGNRSPKESPSRPTAPGQPSVGPAKTFKFSKTLRNSRFSRTITESLFFKRIYSTRSDSLTIGTEKEGKKYPLPVLFPGPIGSEQLNAGDVIVCRQQHFLRSRRTHWFFAINRYEVLHVQRPENFHGVANIRGDRWVRLPDRFKYIDFQHCKNLGNRARLIFSSNKRAKADDSEAISSRHNENYVISGDCDDEADDNGSGGGCCGGGIGDGNDGIGDGNDGIGDSFVCTDSAADRPQEAQCPEVVPSLSISEGGDVAAVMSAPAPGRIADSSSASFTQCERPSDDPFFWKVNEETVNFFLKNDFNQNIDGDFLKSARTYTDGDRVRKRYCNLEFFKRKLQNGISISRANLVYSPSQGSIYCAPCMLFNRGATKFSSETGFSDWAHARDRIADHENSSSHRDCLIKFRDCKNEIGRIDHELRVQITKEQEYWKNVLRRVVSVIKKLASRGLAFRGTDETFGSVSNGNFMMCLELISEYDPFLADHIARHGSTGRGNVSYLSSTIYEELIELMGKSVLEHVVKLVKIAKYYAVIVDSTRDLNKKDQLTLLVRYVNTTGIPEERFLTFIENCGHTGEEMAESVLKYLAFVDLSIEDCRGQSYDNAANMSGKFKGLQARLKAANSVITYVPCALHSMNLSGSSAAESCKMTVVYFDFLQSVYNFISSSTHRWLFFYLFAKRRKTVAH; via the exons ATGAAGGAAGTGCCAAGTATGCA GATATTTTTACTGGTTCTCCCTTTACAAGCGTCAGCATTAGCATCAAAGTCGCCAGATGTTGTCGAGGACCTTTTTCAAAGACACGTTTCCAAGCAAACCACGGGCCCCAATCCATCTGCTGGACCTGACGCTCTCGCCCGCTCAACCGCGAGACGAACCAGGGGACCTTCTAACTCGCCCTCGGAACTTAAATCATCGTCTCCCAGGAAAAGGCATGGCTCACAATCTTCTAGGAAAAACTCCGGATCACCACCTCCCAGGAAAAAATCCGGATCAGCATCTCAAACGAAAAATTCCGGATCTCCGCAAGATCCTAGATCGTCGTCTCTGGCAAGACAGGAGTCAGTCTCTTCGCGTAGCTCCGATTCGTCTGGGGTGGACTACCCCTCCGACGCCAACTGGGACACGGAGGAGGGATATGAATCCCCAAGCTCCAAGGCGTGGCGGGCCTTATTTGGGAATGATATACCACCGCTAAGCGAGGGAGAGATGAGCCCAAAGAAG GAACAGAGACCTGAATCAACTCCACAGGGACCCGAAAACTCGGATTCGAAGCCTCGAAACGCactcaagaaaaagaaaacgttAACAAGCGTGGCGTCTGGATTATTCTCTCTCTGCGGGGCTGGAAATGGTAACAGAAGTCCGAAGGAGTCTCCATCCCGACCTACGGCACCCGGTCAACCGAGCGTCGGTCCGGccaaaacattcaaattttcgaagACGTTAAGAAATTCCCGGTTCTCGCGGACGATCACAGAATCCCTCTTTTTCAAGAGGATTTATTCCACGCGTAGCGATTCGTTGACAATAGGCACGGAGAAGGAGGGTAAAAAATACCCCTTGCCGGTCCTCTTTCCAGGTCCTATTGGGTCTGAGCAGCTCAACGCAGGCGACGTCATCGTTTGTCGGCAACAACACTTCTTACGGAGTAGGCGGACTCATTGGTTTTTTGCCATAAACAG ATATGAGGTGCTCCACGTGCAGCGACCGGAGAATTTCCACGGAGTTGCTAACATACGTGGGGACAGATGGGTGAGACTGCCTGACAGGTTTAAGTACATCGACTTTCAACACTGCAAAAATCTTGGCAACAGAG CTagacttattttttcttccaacaAGCGTGCTAAAGCTGATGATAGTGAAGCCATTAGTAGCCgtcacaatgaaaattatgtcATTTCGGGTGACTGTGATGATGAAGCTGATGATAATGGTAGTGGTGGTGGTTGTTGTGGTGGTGGCATAGGTGATGGCAATGATGGCATAGGTGATGGCAATGATGGCATAGGTGATAGCTTCGTCTGCACAGATTCAGCAGCTGATAGACCCCAAGAGGCCCAGTGTCCAGAGGTGGTGCCAAGCTTATCGATTTCAGAGGGCGGCGACGTTGCTGCAGTCATGTCGGCTCCCGCTCCAGGCAGAATTGCTGACAGCAGTTCTGCTTCATTTACGCAGTGCGAAAGGCCCAGTGATGACccctttttttggaaagttaatgaagaaactgtgaatttttttttgaaaaatgactttaATCAGAATATTGatggagattttttaaaatcagcaCGTACTTACACGGACGGTGACCGGGTCAGGAAAAGATATTgtaatttggaatttttcaagagaaagtTACAAAACGGCATATCCATTTCCCGTGCAAATCTTGTGTATTCGCCTAGCCAGGGATCCATTTACTGTGCTCCATGTATGCTTTTCAATAGAGGTGCAACGAAATTTTCATCCGAAACAGGGTTTAGTGATTGGGCTCACGCTAGAGATAGAATCGCGGATCATGAAAATTCTTCTTCTCACAGAGATTGCCTCATTAAATTCAGGgattgcaaaaatgaaattggacGCATAGACCATGAGCTCCGTGTCCAAATTACTAAAGAACAAGAATATTGGAAAAATGTTCTCAGAAGAGTAGTGTCAGTGATTAAAAAGTTAGCCTCTCGAGGGCTTGCATTCCGCGGCACTGATGAGACATTCGGCTCGGTATCAAATGGAAATTTCATGATGTGTTTAGAACTGATCAGTGAATATGATCCATTTCTAGCCGATCATATAGCTCGGCACGGTTCAACCGGTAGAGGCAACGTTTCTTACCTCTCTTCGACTATTTACGAGGAACTGATTGAACTTATGGGAAAATCTGTCCTAGAACACGTGGTTAAATtagtgaaaattgcaaaatattacGCGGTCATTGTTGACTCCACTcgtgatttaaataaaaaagatcagCTCACCCTACTTGTTCGCTACGTTAACACTACTGGCATACCCGAAGAACGATTTTTAACTTTCATAGAAAATTGCGGTCACACGGGAGAAGAAATGGCAGAGAGTGTGCTTAAATACTTAGCTTTTGTTGATTTATCGATTGAAGATTGTCGGGGTCAATCTTACGACAACGCTGCTAACATGAGTGGGAAATTTAAAGGGTTACAAGCGCGCTTGAAAGCTGCCAACTCTGTAATAACGTACGTTCCGTGTGCTCTCCATTCTATGAATCTAAGCGGCTCTTCAGCAGCCGAAAGTTGTAAAATGACGGtagtttattttgattttttgcaaagtGTATACAATTTTATCTCTAGCTCCACTCACCGGTGgctatttttttatctttttgcgaAGAGGAGAAAGACAGTCGCACACTGA
- the LOC109033449 gene encoding uncharacterized protein isoform X2: MTRLLLAAIAWQMSRSCLSMRSLNSWVSSSRRGSRRTPPRENVNPSPSGYFRRVFSGLSRTESQMMRTQTQPNVPYTLPLPFRWKKIDKIKITGGDVIVCGRNQAIPTFKTHWLLAVNGYELVHVIKNGIYLYTGQITIDKRLDLPGKYDYIDCNNCKNLGNRGISGDDLAAVTERAFKWLFKYTFFDSDSCSSYHWVMYWVSGSPPTPRRSLLPGFSKRMHPYCRLNTILTDPEPREVPFDQINFALIGTMDAYNLGWGPNTRAS; this comes from the exons GCTACTTCTCGCGGCGATTGCCTGGCAAATGTCTCGGTCCTGCTTATCGATGAGGTCGTTGAATTCATGGGTATCAAGCAGTCGACGCGGAAGTCGGCGGACACCTCCTCGGGAGAATGTAAATCCGAGCCCCTCTGGGTACTTCAGAAGGGTATTCTCCGGCCTCTCTCGGACAGAGAGTCAAATGATGCGGACTCAAACCCAGCCGAATGTGCCATACACGTTACCACTACCATTCAGATGgaagaaaatcgataaaatcaaGATTACAGGCGGTGACGTCATCGTTTGCGGAAGGAACCAGGCTATCCCTACCTTCAAGACCCACTGGTTATTGGCGGTGAACGG TTACGAGCTGGTACACGTCATCAAGAATGGAATTTACTTATATACCGGTCAAATAACCATTGACAAGAGGCTTGACTTACCGGGAAAGTACGACTACATTGATTGCAATAATTGTAAAAACCTCGGCAACAGAG GTATCTCCGGTGATGATCTCGCTGCTGTCACGGAAAGGGCGTTCAAATGGCTCTTTAAATACACGTTTTTCGACTCTGACTCCTGCTCGAGTTACCACTGGGTCATGTACTGGGTGTCAGGGAGTCCTCCGACCCCGCGGCGATCCCTTCTGCCGGGCTTTAGCAAGCGCATGCATCCTTACTGCCGGCTCAACACCATCCTCACCGACCCGGAACCCAGGGAGGTGCCGTTCGACCAGATCAACTTCGCCTTGATCGGAACTATGGATGCTTATAATCTCGGCTGGGGCCCGAACACTCGAGCTTCCTGA
- the LOC109033449 gene encoding uncharacterized protein isoform X1 encodes MVKITWLLLAAIAWQMSRSCLSMRSLNSWVSSSRRGSRRTPPRENVNPSPSGYFRRVFSGLSRTESQMMRTQTQPNVPYTLPLPFRWKKIDKIKITGGDVIVCGRNQAIPTFKTHWLLAVNGYELVHVIKNGIYLYTGQITIDKRLDLPGKYDYIDCNNCKNLGNRGISGDDLAAVTERAFKWLFKYTFFDSDSCSSYHWVMYWVSGSPPTPRRSLLPGFSKRMHPYCRLNTILTDPEPREVPFDQINFALIGTMDAYNLGWGPNTRAS; translated from the exons ATGGTAAAGATAACATG GCTACTTCTCGCGGCGATTGCCTGGCAAATGTCTCGGTCCTGCTTATCGATGAGGTCGTTGAATTCATGGGTATCAAGCAGTCGACGCGGAAGTCGGCGGACACCTCCTCGGGAGAATGTAAATCCGAGCCCCTCTGGGTACTTCAGAAGGGTATTCTCCGGCCTCTCTCGGACAGAGAGTCAAATGATGCGGACTCAAACCCAGCCGAATGTGCCATACACGTTACCACTACCATTCAGATGgaagaaaatcgataaaatcaaGATTACAGGCGGTGACGTCATCGTTTGCGGAAGGAACCAGGCTATCCCTACCTTCAAGACCCACTGGTTATTGGCGGTGAACGG TTACGAGCTGGTACACGTCATCAAGAATGGAATTTACTTATATACCGGTCAAATAACCATTGACAAGAGGCTTGACTTACCGGGAAAGTACGACTACATTGATTGCAATAATTGTAAAAACCTCGGCAACAGAG GTATCTCCGGTGATGATCTCGCTGCTGTCACGGAAAGGGCGTTCAAATGGCTCTTTAAATACACGTTTTTCGACTCTGACTCCTGCTCGAGTTACCACTGGGTCATGTACTGGGTGTCAGGGAGTCCTCCGACCCCGCGGCGATCCCTTCTGCCGGGCTTTAGCAAGCGCATGCATCCTTACTGCCGGCTCAACACCATCCTCACCGACCCGGAACCCAGGGAGGTGCCGTTCGACCAGATCAACTTCGCCTTGATCGGAACTATGGATGCTTATAATCTCGGCTGGGGCCCGAACACTCGAGCTTCCTGA